From Enterococcus mediterraneensis, the proteins below share one genomic window:
- the yqeK gene encoding bis(5'-nucleosyl)-tetraphosphatase (symmetrical) YqeK: MKLSAYSILFETQRLDQQVEEFLQAYHCEYLMPHLLAVAKESEVLAQRFDEDPQAAYQAGILHDISVVIPDQERIAFHEDLGLSILPEERVLPMILHQQQSALLAEECFHITDQKILSAISCHTTLKAAPTKLEMIVFLADKIRWDRSGTPPFLAGLQNALTVSLSDACLYYLDWLFSEDLLVPHPWAVSAREELRFRVRND; the protein is encoded by the coding sequence TTGAAACTGTCTGCTTATTCGATTCTGTTTGAAACTCAAAGACTTGACCAGCAAGTCGAAGAATTTTTGCAAGCTTATCATTGTGAATATCTGATGCCTCATCTTCTTGCTGTCGCAAAGGAGTCTGAAGTGTTAGCTCAACGTTTTGATGAAGATCCCCAAGCCGCTTATCAAGCAGGTATTCTCCATGATATCAGTGTCGTGATCCCTGATCAGGAGCGGATTGCTTTTCATGAAGATCTGGGATTGTCAATCTTGCCTGAAGAACGCGTGCTGCCCATGATCTTGCATCAACAGCAGTCAGCACTTTTAGCCGAAGAATGTTTCCATATAACAGACCAAAAGATCCTGTCAGCGATCTCCTGTCACACTACATTGAAAGCTGCACCAACAAAACTAGAGATGATCGTTTTTTTAGCCGATAAGATTCGCTGGGATCGTTCAGGGACGCCCCCATTCTTAGCCGGTCTGCAAAATGCGTTGACCGTTTCGCTTTCCGATGCCTGCTTGTATTACTTAGATTGGCTGTTTTCAGAAGACTTATTGGTTCCCCATCCTTGGGCTGTCTCGGCTAGAGAAGAACTGCGTTTTCGCGTGAGGAACGACTAA
- a CDS encoding phosphatidylglycerophosphatase A — protein sequence MVIKTKTLEEKARDLLTSRGVSIEAIGELVLFLQKEYIEGITLEQCIESVNSVLTKREVHNTIITGVQLDLLAEAGQLGDPLQEIVSEDEGLYGIDEILALSIVNVYGSIGFTNYGYIDKVKPGILEKLNAHNGKDVHTFLDDIVGAIAAAAASRLAHQHPHKSKDITQ from the coding sequence ATGGTTATCAAAACGAAAACATTAGAAGAAAAAGCGCGGGATCTTTTGACTTCACGCGGCGTATCGATAGAAGCGATCGGTGAATTGGTGCTCTTTTTGCAAAAAGAGTATATTGAAGGCATCACGTTAGAACAATGTATCGAAAGTGTGAACAGTGTGTTAACAAAGCGGGAGGTCCACAACACGATCATTACGGGCGTCCAGTTGGATCTGTTAGCTGAAGCTGGCCAATTAGGTGATCCATTGCAAGAAATCGTTTCAGAAGATGAAGGTCTTTACGGCATCGATGAAATTTTGGCCCTTTCTATCGTAAATGTCTATGGCTCGATTGGCTTTACTAACTATGGCTATATCGATAAGGTCAAACCGGGGATCTTAGAAAAACTGAATGCCCACAACGGCAAAGATGTCCATACGTTCTTGGATGATATCGTAGGCGCCATCGCTGCGGCGGCAGCCAGTCGTTTGGCTCATCAACATCCTCATAAATCCAAAGATATCACGCAATAA
- a CDS encoding TIGR01906 family membrane protein → MMKNNWRDVFGIILVFLTLISFAVLLTINFRPLYVWDIHHLNILEATDLTKEELLKNFDLLMKFLNNPFNHQLSLPDFPMSESGRGHFYDVKKLFLLDYGIFLVTLIPSLLFLRRLAKEKRLWKLILPFKWGMAVPVVLGSLMAVGFDTFFVKFHQMFFSNDDWLFDPATDPIINVLPEAYFMHCFILAFVLIEVFFFIMILIGKRSLKNKN, encoded by the coding sequence ATGATGAAAAATAATTGGCGGGATGTTTTCGGGATCATCTTGGTATTTTTGACGCTGATCAGTTTCGCGGTCCTGCTGACGATCAATTTTCGTCCTCTTTATGTGTGGGATATCCACCATCTGAATATTTTGGAGGCGACGGATCTTACCAAGGAAGAATTATTGAAGAATTTCGATTTGCTGATGAAATTTTTGAACAATCCTTTCAATCATCAGTTGTCACTGCCTGATTTTCCCATGTCGGAAAGCGGCCGCGGGCATTTTTATGATGTGAAGAAATTGTTTTTATTGGATTATGGCATCTTCTTGGTAACCTTGATCCCCAGTCTGCTTTTTTTGCGCCGTTTGGCAAAAGAAAAGCGTTTATGGAAGCTGATCCTTCCATTTAAATGGGGGATGGCAGTGCCAGTAGTTTTAGGCAGCTTGATGGCAGTCGGTTTTGACACATTTTTTGTGAAATTCCATCAGATGTTTTTCTCAAATGATGACTGGCTGTTTGATCCGGCGACAGACCCGATCATTAATGTATTGCCGGAAGCTTATTTTATGCACTGCTTTATTTTGGCATTCGTTTTGATCGAAGTGTTCTTTTTCATTATGATCCTTATCGGCAAGCGATCACTGAAAAACAAAAATTAA
- a CDS encoding TIGR01457 family HAD-type hydrolase: MKYKGYLIDLDGTIYLGTEPIPAGKRFVEKLQADKIPFLFVTNNTTRSPQTVADRLKNEFDIHVDADTIYTASLATIDFMKADNKGNKVFVIGESGLIDLILEAGFQWDKTNPDYVVVGLDNQVTYEKFVLATLAIQKGATFIGTNSDKNIPTERGLLPGAGSLIRLVETSTQTKPIYIGKPEAIIMEKAVERIGLSKDSVIMVGDNYETDIRSGLNNGIDTFLVLSGFTPKEAVPDLPEAPTYVLDSLDEWDFYDEK; the protein is encoded by the coding sequence ATGAAATATAAAGGCTATTTAATTGATTTAGACGGAACGATCTACTTAGGAACTGAACCGATCCCTGCCGGCAAACGCTTTGTTGAAAAGCTGCAGGCAGACAAGATCCCGTTCCTGTTCGTTACCAACAACACCACCCGCAGTCCGCAAACGGTAGCGGATCGTTTAAAAAATGAATTCGATATCCATGTGGATGCGGACACGATCTATACTGCCAGCTTGGCGACGATCGATTTCATGAAGGCAGACAATAAAGGCAACAAAGTCTTTGTGATCGGTGAATCCGGCTTGATCGATCTGATCTTGGAGGCTGGTTTCCAATGGGATAAAACAAATCCCGATTATGTAGTAGTCGGCTTGGATAACCAAGTGACTTACGAAAAATTTGTCCTAGCAACGTTGGCGATCCAAAAAGGCGCGACCTTTATCGGAACGAACTCCGACAAAAACATTCCTACTGAACGAGGATTGTTACCAGGAGCCGGTTCACTGATCCGTCTTGTGGAAACTTCGACACAAACGAAACCCATCTATATCGGCAAACCTGAAGCAATCATTATGGAAAAAGCAGTCGAACGGATCGGTCTTTCCAAAGATTCCGTTATCATGGTAGGGGATAACTACGAAACAGATATCCGTTCGGGATTAAACAACGGTATCGACACATTCTTGGTCCTTTCTGGATTTACCCCTAAAGAGGCGGTACCTGATTTACCGGAAGCTCCGACCTATGTTTTAGACAGCTTGGATGAGTGGGACTTTTATGATGAAAAATAA
- a CDS encoding YutD family protein gives MSKEKQPEKAKNITDELTNVLEEIIEEPAKPKKEEVAVAISDTDFMIGSRQYKLVKNHREGFDLEKLGERYSDVLARYDYIVGDWGYEQLRLKGFFEADNRKAFPDQRIDMLEDYLYEYCNFGCAYFVIQRVGGKREKGHSRQRRKKNTASSEKQQAHVAEKREVVASRKSKPVIKNRRNEKTKNEKNDQPSKTTKKEGFVIRKRED, from the coding sequence ATGTCGAAAGAAAAACAGCCTGAAAAGGCAAAGAATATAACCGATGAATTGACCAATGTTCTTGAGGAAATCATCGAAGAACCGGCAAAACCGAAGAAAGAGGAAGTTGCTGTAGCAATCAGCGACACCGATTTTATGATCGGCAGCCGACAATATAAACTAGTAAAAAACCATCGCGAAGGCTTCGACCTGGAAAAATTGGGCGAACGGTACAGCGATGTTTTAGCACGTTACGATTATATCGTAGGAGATTGGGGTTATGAACAATTACGGTTGAAGGGCTTTTTTGAAGCTGACAATCGCAAAGCGTTCCCTGATCAACGGATCGATATGCTGGAAGACTATTTGTATGAGTATTGCAATTTTGGCTGTGCGTATTTTGTGATCCAACGTGTCGGCGGCAAACGGGAAAAAGGTCACAGCCGTCAGCGCCGCAAGAAGAATACCGCTTCTTCCGAAAAACAGCAGGCACATGTCGCTGAAAAACGGGAAGTGGTCGCAAGTCGTAAATCCAAACCTGTGATCAAGAACCGCAGAAATGAAAAAACGAAAAATGAAAAGAATGACCAACCTTCCAAGACAACCAAAAAAGAGGGCTTCGTCATTCGTAAACGGGAAGATTGA
- a CDS encoding bifunctional metallophosphatase/5'-nucleotidase yields the protein MEKIVLLHTNDLHSHLENWPKIRRYLDQRKREVTQSGETAITVDLGDFTDRWHPLSEATNGHANVALMNQVGYDAATIGNNEGVGNSKDDLDHLYDQANFDVLLANLYDKKTLQLPKWAKPYKIIETKKGTKVGLIAMTAPFPLTYAPNGWDIRFPMEILAKLARSLRPQVDVLVLMSHLGIEDDHLIANELPMIDVILGSHTHHLFPEGKMVNGVLLAAAGKFGQYIGEVALTLDDQRQIIDREARTIETATLTAFPEDEKEIDGYLEEGHRLLKNKVVADLPYTLHLDPYADHSLIKETLAAVKFRGQTEAAVLNTGLFLTPLPQGIVDQDQLHTTLPHPMHLIRVALKGSDVIRMVLEMEKNRNFLRNFPMIGMGFRGKIFGQIVYDGISYDSVNHKVYWLDQEVQPEKEYTLTTVDHFMFVPFFPTIEIAGQYEFLFPEFIRSVLGNYLHAHYPIV from the coding sequence ATGGAAAAAATCGTGCTACTGCATACGAACGATCTGCACTCACATTTAGAAAATTGGCCGAAGATCCGGCGTTATCTCGATCAGCGGAAACGTGAGGTCACACAAAGCGGCGAAACGGCGATCACCGTTGACTTAGGTGATTTTACTGATCGCTGGCATCCATTGAGCGAGGCGACGAACGGCCACGCAAATGTGGCGTTAATGAATCAGGTAGGCTATGATGCCGCCACTATCGGCAACAATGAAGGTGTGGGAAATTCCAAAGATGATCTTGATCATCTCTATGATCAAGCGAATTTTGATGTTCTTTTAGCAAATTTGTATGACAAAAAAACATTGCAGCTGCCAAAATGGGCCAAACCTTATAAAATCATCGAGACGAAAAAAGGAACGAAAGTCGGCTTGATAGCAATGACAGCGCCGTTTCCGCTGACTTACGCCCCAAACGGCTGGGATATCCGTTTTCCAATGGAGATCTTGGCGAAGCTGGCTCGTTCATTGCGGCCGCAAGTAGACGTCTTGGTTTTGATGAGCCATCTGGGGATCGAAGATGATCACTTGATCGCCAATGAACTGCCAATGATCGATGTGATCCTAGGTTCCCACACCCATCATTTGTTTCCGGAAGGGAAGATGGTCAATGGTGTACTTTTAGCGGCGGCCGGCAAATTCGGCCAATACATCGGGGAAGTTGCGTTGACATTGGATGATCAGCGGCAGATTATTGATCGGGAAGCTCGCACTATCGAAACAGCAACGCTCACCGCATTTCCGGAAGATGAAAAAGAGATCGACGGCTACCTGGAAGAAGGCCATCGTTTATTGAAGAATAAAGTGGTGGCTGATCTGCCTTATACGTTGCATCTAGATCCTTATGCAGATCATTCTTTGATCAAAGAAACATTGGCGGCAGTCAAATTCCGCGGACAAACCGAAGCCGCTGTTTTGAATACCGGCCTGTTTTTGACACCTTTGCCGCAAGGAATCGTGGACCAAGACCAGCTGCATACGACATTGCCTCATCCTATGCATCTGATTCGTGTCGCATTGAAAGGAAGCGACGTCATCCGCATGGTTTTGGAGATGGAAAAAAACCGTAATTTTTTGCGTAATTTTCCGATGATCGGTATGGGATTTCGCGGTAAGATCTTCGGACAGATCGTTTATGACGGTATTTCTTATGACAGTGTGAACCATAAAGTCTACTGGCTGGATCAAGAGGTCCAACCGGAAAAAGAGTATACATTGACGACGGTGGATCATTTTATGTTCGTTCCCTTTTTTCCGACCATTGAGATCGCAGGACAGTATGAATTTCTTTTCCCGGAATTTATTCGCAGTGTCTTAGGAAACTACTTACATGCTCACTACCCAATCGTTTAA
- the tadA gene encoding tRNA adenosine(34) deaminase TadA, translating to MEKISTLTQGEKEYYMQEAIKEAQKAGAQKEVPIGAVLVLDGKIIGRGHNLREHTQDATAHAEMFAIREACRQAGSWRLEKSQLFVTLEPCAMCSGAMQLSRVEEVYFGAYDPKGGTAGTFMNLLEDQRFNHWSYVEGGILEETCGSLLTDFFKSLREAKKNARRQKSLEKD from the coding sequence GTGGAAAAAATCAGTACATTGACTCAAGGGGAAAAAGAATACTACATGCAAGAAGCAATCAAAGAAGCGCAAAAGGCCGGCGCGCAAAAAGAAGTTCCGATCGGGGCGGTCCTAGTTTTAGACGGCAAGATCATCGGGCGAGGACACAATCTGCGAGAGCACACTCAAGACGCGACCGCTCATGCGGAAATGTTTGCGATCCGCGAAGCGTGCAGGCAGGCAGGAAGCTGGCGATTGGAAAAATCTCAATTGTTCGTGACGTTGGAACCTTGTGCTATGTGCAGCGGTGCCATGCAGCTGTCTCGAGTAGAGGAAGTCTATTTTGGCGCTTATGATCCTAAAGGCGGAACAGCGGGGACATTTATGAATCTTCTAGAAGATCAGCGGTTCAATCATTGGAGCTATGTGGAAGGCGGTATTCTTGAAGAAACTTGCGGCAGTCTGCTGACTGATTTCTTCAAAAGTCTGCGAGAAGCCAAAAAAAACGCGCGTCGACAAAAATCTCTGGAGAAAGACTAG
- a CDS encoding RsmF rRNA methyltransferase first C-terminal domain-containing protein yields the protein MELPLAFKEKYQTLLDDAEALFEAIEEGTPQKGFRLNPLKPAAAEMLSVYGPERSPAPYAQNGYLGEVSGRSLLHQAGYVYSQEPSAMIVASVADARPGEKVLDLCAAPGGKTTQLAGQMQNEGLLVANEIFPKRAKILAENVERWGAANAIVTNHAPHELVKHFSGFFDRIVVDAPCSGEGMFRKDEQAIAEWTEQTPLQCAVRQKEILDSALQMLKTEGTLIYSTCTFAPEENEQIISWLVENYPITIEPIEIENVSHGRPEWGSVAGLEHTVRLWPHKNQGEGHFVAKLRFHGEDSEKKSKKTKNSIDRETQRLWQALSQMIPAPAEGTLVQFGDQLWLVPESAPSLKGIKFLRAGLHLGTVKKNRIEPSYALAMAVNKTADYPCVHLSIDEWKKYVAGETITKAGNAGWVLLCVEQIPVGFGKQVQGTIKNFFPKGLRFQAV from the coding sequence ATGGAATTACCACTAGCATTTAAAGAAAAGTATCAAACATTATTAGACGATGCCGAAGCATTGTTCGAAGCAATAGAAGAGGGGACTCCCCAAAAAGGATTTCGATTGAATCCATTGAAACCGGCGGCAGCTGAGATGCTGTCAGTTTATGGACCGGAAAGAAGCCCTGCGCCTTACGCGCAAAACGGTTATTTAGGCGAAGTCAGCGGCAGATCATTGCTGCATCAAGCTGGCTACGTATATAGTCAAGAACCCAGTGCGATGATCGTCGCATCGGTAGCTGATGCCCGACCCGGCGAAAAAGTTTTAGATCTGTGCGCGGCACCTGGAGGAAAAACGACCCAGCTCGCCGGTCAGATGCAAAATGAAGGCCTGTTGGTGGCTAATGAGATCTTTCCAAAACGTGCGAAGATCTTGGCGGAGAATGTGGAAAGATGGGGAGCAGCAAATGCCATCGTAACTAATCATGCTCCTCATGAATTGGTCAAACACTTCTCCGGCTTTTTTGATCGTATCGTGGTAGATGCTCCCTGTTCCGGAGAAGGGATGTTCCGAAAAGACGAGCAGGCGATCGCAGAATGGACAGAACAGACACCTTTGCAATGCGCAGTACGGCAAAAAGAGATCTTGGACTCGGCATTACAGATGCTGAAAACGGAAGGAACATTGATATATTCCACGTGTACCTTTGCACCGGAAGAGAATGAACAGATCATCAGCTGGCTGGTAGAAAATTATCCAATAACCATCGAGCCTATCGAGATCGAGAATGTTTCCCACGGTCGTCCTGAATGGGGCAGTGTGGCGGGATTGGAACACACCGTGCGGTTATGGCCCCATAAAAATCAAGGAGAAGGACATTTTGTCGCAAAGCTCCGTTTTCATGGTGAAGATTCCGAGAAGAAAAGCAAGAAAACGAAAAACAGCATCGATCGCGAGACACAGCGTTTATGGCAAGCGCTGAGTCAAATGATCCCGGCTCCCGCAGAAGGAACGTTGGTTCAATTCGGCGATCAACTATGGCTGGTCCCTGAAAGTGCACCGTCATTAAAAGGTATCAAGTTTTTGCGGGCAGGTCTGCATTTAGGAACCGTCAAGAAAAACCGCATCGAACCCAGCTACGCGTTGGCGATGGCAGTCAACAAGACCGCCGATTATCCTTGTGTCCACCTATCGATCGATGAGTGGAAAAAATACGTGGCAGGAGAAACCATCACTAAAGCCGGCAATGCCGGTTGGGTTCTTTTATGCGTGGAACAGATCCCAGTCGGCTTTGGGAAACAAGTCCAAGGCACAATCAAAAATTTCTTTCCAAAAGGGTTAAGATTCCAAGCGGTGTAA
- a CDS encoding zinc metallopeptidase: MYGYGMGFNLFDPTFILVLIGLALSMAASAYVNHTFRKFDEVRSRNNVTGTQAAQFILQSQGINDVGVQGISGDLTDNYNSGTKILSLSQSTARSTSVAAIGVAAHECGHAVQDAKNYFPLRLRAAIVPVANLGSTMAFPIILIGVVLQGQFLINLGLIAFSLALLFQLVTLPVEFDASRRALKILSDGGLLTPEEVPMARKVLIAAALTYVAAAISTFLQLLRLFLLFGGNNRRD, from the coding sequence ATGTACGGTTATGGAATGGGTTTTAATCTATTTGATCCAACGTTTATTTTGGTCTTGATCGGACTGGCATTGTCAATGGCTGCTTCCGCCTACGTTAATCATACATTTCGCAAGTTTGATGAGGTACGAAGCCGAAACAATGTGACCGGTACACAAGCCGCGCAATTTATTTTGCAAAGTCAAGGCATCAATGATGTCGGGGTCCAAGGCATCTCAGGAGATTTGACAGACAATTACAACTCCGGAACAAAAATATTGAGCTTGTCTCAATCTACCGCCCGATCCACTTCAGTAGCAGCGATCGGAGTAGCGGCCCACGAGTGCGGACATGCTGTCCAAGACGCGAAAAATTATTTTCCATTGCGTTTGCGGGCTGCGATCGTACCGGTAGCGAATTTGGGATCTACGATGGCTTTTCCGATCATTTTGATCGGTGTCGTGCTGCAAGGGCAATTTCTGATCAACTTAGGATTAATCGCTTTTTCATTGGCATTGCTTTTCCAATTAGTCACATTGCCAGTCGAATTCGATGCTTCCAGACGGGCGCTGAAGATTCTTAGCGATGGCGGTTTATTGACGCCTGAAGAAGTACCGATGGCGCGAAAAGTATTGATAGCTGCTGCATTGACTTATGTGGCTGCAGCCATCAGCACCTTTTTACAACTATTACGTTTGTTCTTGCTGTTTGGCGGCAACAATCGCCGCGATTAA
- a CDS encoding flotillin family protein, translating to MPDLLFSPLFLIIIVVLALIAFLMIRYRIGKPDEALIVTGSFLGKEGIKILKNSGTFVIPIVQKAHKLSLLTHKLEIGTPEVYTEQGVPIKASATVLVKVGNSTESIKTAAEQYLGKSTKELEDEAQEVLEGHLRAILGTMTVEAIYKNRDDFAEQVQQVASTDLKKMGLEIVSFTIKDVSDTNGYLDALGRPQIAEVKKNAEVAESNALRETRIKQAENEQLAKHEEIRRQTEIAEANKDMALKQAQYKQEQEVADAKAEQIAVGEKMKINLIEQEKNIEIQEKQAELAEKELTATLRKKAEADKYVVEQNALAEKAKEIAKAQADAEKIKLAAEADAERIAKLGNADAERIAKVGQAEAESREKMAIALTKLNEAGILMEFIKVLPAIAKEVNAPLSNIDKVVSFGSGDGLPEMGEAGLARTFDTIKETTGLDLVSLINDTMSTRNGNKELVAAVKESTPVVTEPATSDPTHDTPPSHE from the coding sequence ATGCCAGATTTACTTTTTAGCCCCCTCTTTTTGATCATCATAGTTGTGCTTGCCCTGATCGCCTTTTTGATGATCCGCTATCGTATCGGAAAACCCGATGAAGCATTGATCGTTACTGGATCGTTTTTAGGCAAGGAAGGTATCAAGATTTTGAAAAACAGCGGGACATTCGTTATCCCCATCGTGCAAAAAGCGCACAAATTGAGCCTGCTGACCCATAAATTAGAAATCGGCACCCCTGAAGTCTATACGGAACAAGGTGTCCCTATCAAAGCCAGCGCGACAGTCTTGGTAAAAGTCGGCAACAGTACCGAATCCATCAAAACTGCCGCAGAACAATATCTAGGCAAATCTACAAAAGAATTGGAAGACGAAGCCCAGGAGGTTTTAGAAGGACATTTACGGGCGATCCTAGGTACGATGACTGTCGAAGCCATTTATAAAAACCGTGATGACTTTGCCGAGCAGGTCCAACAAGTCGCTTCCACTGACTTGAAGAAAATGGGTTTGGAAATCGTTTCCTTTACCATCAAAGATGTCAGCGACACCAACGGATATCTGGATGCTTTAGGACGTCCGCAAATCGCCGAAGTCAAAAAGAACGCGGAAGTTGCTGAATCCAACGCTTTGCGGGAAACCCGGATCAAGCAAGCAGAAAATGAACAGTTGGCAAAACATGAAGAGATCCGCCGTCAAACAGAGATCGCTGAAGCCAATAAAGATATGGCGCTGAAACAAGCTCAATACAAACAAGAACAAGAAGTCGCCGATGCTAAAGCTGAACAGATCGCTGTCGGTGAAAAAATGAAGATCAACCTGATCGAACAAGAAAAAAATATCGAGATCCAAGAAAAACAAGCCGAATTAGCCGAAAAAGAATTGACCGCTACATTACGTAAAAAAGCCGAAGCTGACAAATATGTTGTAGAACAAAACGCGTTGGCGGAAAAAGCCAAAGAAATCGCGAAAGCCCAAGCAGATGCTGAAAAAATCAAATTGGCAGCTGAAGCGGATGCCGAACGGATCGCAAAACTTGGTAACGCTGATGCGGAACGGATCGCCAAAGTCGGTCAAGCCGAAGCAGAAAGCCGAGAAAAGATGGCGATCGCCTTGACCAAACTGAACGAAGCCGGTATCTTGATGGAATTCATCAAAGTCTTGCCTGCTATCGCCAAAGAAGTCAACGCACCATTGAGCAATATCGACAAAGTGGTAAGTTTCGGCAGCGGCGACGGACTGCCTGAAATGGGAGAAGCCGGTTTGGCCCGCACTTTCGACACCATCAAAGAAACTACTGGACTCGATCTGGTCTCTTTGATCAATGACACTATGTCCACACGAAACGGCAACAAAGAATTAGTGGCGGCGGTTAAAGAAAGTACACCTGTCGTAACAGAACCTGCAACTTCTGATCCAACCCACGACACTCCACCATCACACGAATAA
- a CDS encoding Crp/Fnr family transcriptional regulator, which produces MGEEHLCVTLVPLFNHLASDEQRKINRLVTHHVFEKGEQILTPNGEPQLVIVARGNMKVYQLSAAGREQLLRVVEPGGYEGESQLFGAPNDTLFGEALQKTEVCVLKHQDFQQLLLNYPQLSLKLLEINAEKMTKVEQQTQFLMMEKVEERLATYLLDLYKVNDDLQVTIPMKMKELAAFLGTTPETLSRKFKLLESRELIQRKGSQVTLLDLDGLEDL; this is translated from the coding sequence TTGGGAGAAGAACATCTTTGTGTCACGCTGGTACCGTTATTCAACCATTTAGCGTCTGATGAGCAGCGAAAGATCAATCGCTTAGTCACTCATCATGTTTTTGAAAAAGGAGAACAAATCTTAACACCAAACGGCGAACCGCAGTTGGTGATCGTCGCTCGAGGCAATATGAAAGTATATCAGCTTTCTGCCGCTGGTCGTGAACAGCTGTTGCGTGTGGTGGAGCCGGGTGGATATGAAGGTGAAAGCCAGCTGTTCGGCGCACCTAATGACACGCTGTTTGGAGAAGCCCTGCAAAAAACTGAAGTCTGCGTGTTGAAGCACCAAGATTTCCAACAGCTATTGCTGAATTATCCTCAGCTCAGTCTGAAATTATTGGAGATCAATGCGGAAAAAATGACCAAGGTGGAACAACAGACCCAATTTTTGATGATGGAAAAAGTCGAAGAGCGTTTAGCAACGTACTTGTTGGACTTATACAAAGTCAATGATGATCTTCAAGTGACGATTCCGATGAAAATGAAGGAGCTGGCGGCATTCTTGGGTACTACTCCAGAAACGTTGTCCCGCAAATTCAAATTGCTGGAATCTCGTGAACTGATCCAGCGTAAAGGCAGTCAGGTCACACTGCTGGATCTGGATGGATTGGAAGATTTGTAA
- the dapF gene encoding diaminopimelate epimerase: MDIPFHKMQGAGNDFIVINNQELKFSGEELSRLAKQICQRKRSVGSDALMALDTPQAEGDFRMRFYNADGTEAEMCGNGARCIARYAYEQGIADESMTIETVAGDVKAWRLDKRRYKVQLNAPTYTKFDWDFADDPENVVKKVDYVELGDPAIPHLVVHYPGLADKPLTELQELAKKLRFWDKLPKGANVNFYDEMANGELLVRTFERGVEDFTLACGTGSGSVAYSVTAKEKATKSPVILQVLGGTLEVAVNDQELYLMGDTNIIVKGLVTDEDLPDLFPEV; this comes from the coding sequence ATGGACATTCCTTTTCATAAAATGCAAGGTGCGGGCAATGATTTTATCGTCATCAACAATCAAGAGCTGAAATTTTCCGGTGAAGAACTGTCCCGCTTAGCAAAACAAATCTGCCAACGAAAACGTTCGGTGGGCAGTGACGCGTTGATGGCATTGGATACTCCGCAGGCTGAGGGGGATTTTCGGATGCGGTTTTACAATGCGGACGGTACGGAAGCAGAAATGTGCGGCAATGGTGCCCGCTGTATCGCCCGCTATGCCTACGAACAAGGAATCGCTGACGAATCCATGACTATTGAAACCGTAGCGGGAGATGTCAAAGCTTGGCGTTTGGACAAACGCCGCTACAAAGTCCAATTGAACGCGCCAACCTATACAAAATTCGATTGGGATTTTGCTGATGATCCGGAAAATGTCGTAAAAAAAGTGGATTATGTCGAATTAGGCGATCCTGCGATCCCCCATTTGGTGGTCCATTATCCCGGACTTGCGGACAAACCATTGACAGAGTTGCAAGAATTGGCTAAAAAACTGCGGTTTTGGGATAAATTGCCAAAAGGCGCCAACGTCAATTTTTATGATGAGATGGCAAACGGCGAACTTTTGGTACGGACTTTTGAACGAGGAGTGGAAGATTTCACTCTGGCTTGCGGTACCGGCTCCGGTTCCGTTGCCTACAGTGTGACCGCCAAAGAAAAAGCAACAAAAAGTCCGGTCATCCTTCAAGTATTGGGCGGTACGCTGGAAGTAGCAGTGAATGACCAAGAACTTTATTTGATGGGAGATACGAATATCATCGTCAAAGGGCTGGTCACCGATGAAGACCTGCCTGATTTGTTTCCAGAAGTGTGA